A portion of the Shewanella sp. SNU WT4 genome contains these proteins:
- a CDS encoding MotA/TolQ/ExbB proton channel family protein yields MMLFLMDIWDSVRGFMASGGDVLWLVAVVLFLMWVLMLERFWYLNWVSPNQHKAIIATWEQRTDTTSWYAHRIREAWISQAKQELNARMLLIKTLVAVCPMIGLLGTVTGMIAVFDVMAVHGTSNARMMAAGISMATVPTMAGMVAALSGVFFSTRLDAKMKISLEKLKDSLSHH; encoded by the coding sequence ATGATGCTATTCCTGATGGATATTTGGGATTCCGTCAGGGGCTTCATGGCCTCCGGAGGCGATGTCCTCTGGTTGGTTGCGGTAGTGTTGTTTTTAATGTGGGTGTTAATGCTTGAACGTTTTTGGTACCTCAATTGGGTGTCACCAAATCAACATAAAGCCATTATCGCTACATGGGAACAGAGGACAGATACTACGTCCTGGTATGCACACCGCATCCGTGAAGCTTGGATATCTCAAGCAAAGCAAGAATTAAACGCGCGTATGCTGTTAATTAAAACTCTGGTAGCTGTTTGTCCAATGATAGGTCTGCTTGGCACGGTAACCGGTATGATTGCAGTGTTCGATGTAATGGCAGTACATGGGACGAGTAATGCTCGTATGATGGCAGCTGGTATTTCAATGGCGACCGTGCCGACAATGGCGGGAATGGTTGCGGCGCTTTCTGGGGTGTTTTTTAGCACTCGGTTAGATGCCAAAATGAAAATCAGTCTGGAAAAGCTGAAAGACAGCCTGTCTCACCACTAG
- a CDS encoding biopolymer transporter ExbD, translating to MARKKHSVMDDEAQIDMTPMLDIVFIMLIFFIVTTSFVKPSGLDYNKPEASQATTKPSANIFIGVSKTGVIMMENRQVDIERVTANVERMLAEAPEAAVLIQADKDAQHGLVVKVLDQVKSAGISKISVSAGKD from the coding sequence ATGGCACGTAAAAAGCATTCCGTAATGGATGATGAAGCGCAAATTGATATGACACCGATGCTTGACATCGTGTTTATCATGCTGATCTTCTTTATTGTGACGACTTCGTTTGTTAAGCCTTCAGGTCTTGACTACAACAAGCCTGAAGCGTCCCAAGCGACCACGAAGCCTTCTGCGAACATCTTTATTGGTGTAAGTAAGACAGGCGTGATTATGATGGAAAACCGTCAGGTTGATATCGAACGAGTAACGGCTAACGTTGAACGTATGTTGGCTGAAGCGCCTGAAGCTGCTGTATTAATTCAAGCAGACAAAGATGCTCAGCACGGCTTAGTGGTTAAGGTTCTTGATCAAGTTAAGTCAGCCGGTATTTCTAAAATATCCGTATCAGCGGGGAAGGATTAA
- a CDS encoding energy transducer TonB: MLRAIVSIIVGAAITFALFVFMAFLIGGGAQRADVGEDAPVIEITMDKQDSTAQKKPRVVPKPPPPPEKPPQLEQAPPETSSNLDTNMSFNMNGVAAEGVSTGFKLGDMMTRDGDATPVVRIDPQWPVQALRDGKEGFVQLSFTINELGGVEDIEIMNAEPKRLFDREAKRALSKWKYKPKIVDGKPMKQPGMTVQLDFKLDKAQQGG, from the coding sequence ATGCTAAGAGCAATAGTATCAATCATAGTTGGTGCTGCTATTACTTTTGCTCTGTTCGTGTTTATGGCGTTTTTGATTGGTGGCGGCGCTCAGCGCGCCGACGTCGGAGAAGACGCACCTGTTATTGAAATAACGATGGATAAACAGGATTCGACAGCTCAAAAGAAGCCAAGGGTAGTTCCTAAGCCGCCACCACCACCAGAAAAGCCACCGCAGTTGGAGCAAGCTCCACCTGAGACGTCTTCTAACCTCGACACCAATATGTCATTCAATATGAATGGCGTAGCGGCAGAGGGTGTGAGTACCGGCTTTAAACTTGGCGATATGATGACACGAGATGGCGATGCCACCCCGGTTGTTCGTATTGACCCTCAATGGCCAGTGCAGGCGTTACGCGATGGTAAAGAAGGCTTTGTTCAGCTGAGTTTTACCATTAACGAGCTCGGCGGTGTTGAAGATATTGAAATCATGAATGCTGAGCCAAAGCGCTTGTTTGATCGTGAGGCCAAGCGTGCATTGTCAAAGTGGAAGTACAAGCCGAAGATTGTTGATGGCAAGCCAATGAAGCAACCTGGCATGACAGTTCAACTTGATTTTAAACTAGATAAAGCACAGCAGGGAGGATAA